One genomic window of Rhinolophus ferrumequinum isolate MPI-CBG mRhiFer1 chromosome 23, mRhiFer1_v1.p, whole genome shotgun sequence includes the following:
- the FAM217B gene encoding protein FAM217B, giving the protein MNAGPSWNKTPRLKNSSGKRQSKPQDRPVSSQRKSIRVGVSQAAEDELEESISPSGKAARSPAGSRCQGASGNKLFLDFQSMKIITEDADGDSASDLSDSERIPIPPSPLTPPELHLRAEEIDPVSFDLHPDPGHARREYYYPDFLPPPFNSWDLRDMAVLLNAEHRAGAVPRTGGLLGKYIDRLIQLEWLQIQTVQGERGKGAKAKAAATPGTAGALKSPGRSKLMASALSRPHQEGASKSGPSRKKGFHGEEGHPSYYTFETPPKPLHALSSGRLCPQTQTLDMRTEDKKKKSGRSSRLQCWDLSGSDSSSKIESNGNIRIPKQSALILDSGDSYKACKTQAYANLKKKGNAHNCGHVTLSSEKKLKTNGGKQNTHKFK; this is encoded by the coding sequence ATGAATGCTGGCCCGTCTTGGAACAAAACACCACGTTTGAAGAATTCTTCTGGAAAAAGGCAGAGCAAACCCCAGGACCGCCCTGTTTCTTCCCAGCGGAAAAGCATCCGTGTAGGTGTCTCCCAAGCTGCTGAAGATGAACTTGAAGAAAGCATTTCCCCATCAGGAAAAGCCGCCCGGAGTCCAGCGGGTTCCAGGTGTCAGGGGGCCTCCGGGAACAAGTTGTTTCTTGACTTTCAGTCAATGAAAATTATTACAGAAGACGCCGACGGGGACAGTGCCAGCGATCTCTCTGACTCCGAACGGATTCCcatccctccttctcccctcacGCCTCCCGAGCTCCATCTTCGAGCGGAAGAAATCGACCCGGTTTCCTTCGATCTTCACCCAGATCCGGGCCATGCAAGGCGGGAATACTATTACCCTGACTTCCTTCCACCGCCTTTCAACTCCTGGGACCTGCGCGACATGGCTGTGCTTCTGAACGCCGAGCACAGAGCCGGGGCCGTGCCGCGGACAGGGGGCCTTCTGGGCAAGTATATCGATAGGCTGATTCAGCTCGAGTGGCTGCAGATCCAGACCGTCCAGGGCGAAAGAGGAAAGGGGGCCAAAGCAAAGGCGGCCGCCACGCCTGGGACCGCAGGGGCTCTGAAAAGCCCCGGGAGAAGCAAGCTGATGGCCAGTGCCCTGTCTAGGCCCCACCAGGAAGGAGCCTCCAAGTCAGGGCCTTCACGAAAGAAAGGCTTTCACGGCGAAGAAGGGCACCCGTCCTATTACACATTTGAGACTCCACCCAAGCCCCTCCATGCGCTAAGCAGTGGCAGACTGTGTCCTCAGACGCAAACCCTGGACATGAGGACAGAGGATAAGAAAAAGAAGTCCGGGAGGAGTAGCAGGCTGCAGTGTTGGGACCTGTCTGGCAGTGACAGCAGCTCTAAGATTGAGAGCAATGGCAACATCCGAATTCCCAAGCAGTCAGCCTTGATTCTGGACTCCGGGGACTCCTACAAGGCCTGCAAAACACAAGCATATGCAAATcttaagaaaaagggaaatgctCATAACTGTGGTCACGTGACCCTATCCAgtgagaagaaactgaaaacaaacggAGGGAAGCAAAACACGCATAAATTCAAATAA